ATCCATCATAGAAGGAAATGTCGCTGCTCGGGAAGTCTCTTGGGAATCTGAGCTCCTCAGCCAGAATTCTGTTCATTGCAAGCTCAACGCTTATTTCCTCTTCGAAGCGAGTTGAGGAGAAGGATCTCTCTCCAAGGGAGAGAGCCTCGCTCAATTCTATGAGTTTAAGCGGAATTTTTCTTCTCTGCATTAGACAGACCTCCCGAGAAAAATCTCCCCTTTATATATATTTGTCTTTAATGAACAGATAAAAAATTTTAAATCTTTAAGATAGTTATAATTTTTTGGAAAATAATAATAATTTGTGTAAGGTGGTGAAAAATATCCAAGGATGATGGAAGGCTTAAGATGACTAGAAGAGACTTCTTGAAGTCAGCTGCTTTCACTGCACTGGCTCTCTCAATTCCTACAGGGGGGCTCAAGCTTCTTGAGAGCATTGCCGAGACTGAGGCAGGAAGTAGTGCTTTAAAGACTAGCACCCCTATTCCTTCCTACGTTCCCACCTCCTGCGGAATGTGCGGCGGCAACTGTGGGATCAAGATAGGTGTCCTCGATGGCAAGCCTGTTGGAGTAGTTCCCATAGAAGGTCATCCCCAACCAGGAACTTGCGGGAGATGCTCCTCTCTCCCTTGGCTCTACGATAATCCGCTTAGGCTGAAGAGGCCATTGAAGAGAATAGGCAGCAAAGGGGAGGGGAAGCTTGAGGAGATCTCCTGGGATCAAGCTCTGAGCGAGATAGCGTCCAAGTTGAAGGACATAGTTAGCAAATATGGATACAGGTCAATAGCAATAACCTATCACTCCTGCTGGGCTAGCTACTTCCCTCTATATGCTTACCTCCTGGGAACACCGAACATAGTGCAGCACGTCAGCATGTGCCACGTTCCAGGAACTGTGGCCAGGATGCACATCTTTGGTGTTGGAGGACCAATGGCAGTGGACCCGGATTACGAGAATGCTAGCTATCTTCTTCTAATAGGAAGAAGCGTGAGCACTGGAGTCATGGGACAAATAAAGAGGCTCAGAAACAACAGCAAGGTGAGGATTGTGGTTATAGATCCGAGAATGCCTGAGATAGGCTTCGGGGATGTTGAGTGGGTCCCAATTATCCCAGGAACGGATGCAGCATTTCTTCTATCTATGATCAACGTAATAATAGAGGAGGGTCTCTACGATGCAACCTTCCTTAAGAAGTACAGCAATGCTCCATTTCTCATAAAGCCAGATGGCTCTCCTCTCAGAGAAGCTGACGTGAAGGAGGGGGGGAGCTCAACGGTCTACATGGTATATGACAGTGCCTCAGGCAGCATAGCTCCACACACAAGCGCCTCTTCTCCCGATCTGATGTACAGTGGAACTGTAACATTGAAGGATGGAAGCTCTCTTCAAGTTAAGACAGCATTCCTTCTGCTGAAGGAAAGAGCCTCACAGTACTCTCCAGAAATGGCTGAGGGCATAACAGGAGTGGAGGCTGAGAAGATAAGGAGGATAGCTAGAGAATTTGCTATTTATCATGGAGTAGCTGATGATACCTGGTATGCTGCCAAGAACGGAAACGACTATGATGCTGTGAGATCAATTCTCATTCTCAATGCCCTAGTTGGCAACATAGATGCTGTAGGAGG
The window above is part of the Fervidicoccaceae archaeon genome. Proteins encoded here:
- a CDS encoding molybdopterin-dependent oxidoreductase, encoding MTRRDFLKSAAFTALALSIPTGGLKLLESIAETEAGSSALKTSTPIPSYVPTSCGMCGGNCGIKIGVLDGKPVGVVPIEGHPQPGTCGRCSSLPWLYDNPLRLKRPLKRIGSKGEGKLEEISWDQALSEIASKLKDIVSKYGYRSIAITYHSCWASYFPLYAYLLGTPNIVQHVSMCHVPGTVARMHIFGVGGPMAVDPDYENASYLLLIGRSVSTGVMGQIKRLRNNSKVRIVVIDPRMPEIGFGDVEWVPIIPGTDAAFLLSMINVIIEEGLYDATFLKKYSNAPFLIKPDGSPLREADVKEGGSSTVYMVYDSASGSIAPHTSASSPDLMYSGTVTLKDGSSLQVKTAFLLLKERASQYSPEMAEGITGVEAEKIRRIAREFAIYHGVADDTWYAAKNGNDYDAVRSILILNALVGNIDAVGGLIFQEAAGVPSILTITTSGGKRYAQTVYGAKMPEDMFANAADKRVDQLKYPLTLGTFDAVMDAIIKGDPYPIKALFVIGTAPMHRDMDLNKVIKAYENLELMVFINILYQDDVDYADYVLPDTTFMEREDVFSTAWTPHAVVQKTNKVLDPPADADPRDVLWVMFEIARRAFPERAYALGWSDDYADYSKYKTNFVPMVQNSVISGVASKWNIPVDVLKAQLQSNGFYILKKKSYYSRPYKTPLGTPSGKVEIYSLSALGSGLDPLPKQSPPSYTLPSASNEFYLVNAKGPLTSQQATILEPAKYLDDRTVWMNPEDASRLGIRDGDTIELESLDIPGVKAQCEVRLTTRVRKGVLYVYAQTGGRIGKWLLNMKHFSTQGINPEAFAAAKVTPIIGAGTANSTVRVRRA